From the Montipora capricornis isolate CH-2021 chromosome 2, ASM3666992v2, whole genome shotgun sequence genome, one window contains:
- the LOC138019239 gene encoding tumor necrosis factor alpha-induced protein 8-like isoform X2, whose protein sequence is MAEAAEPGSGFNSKSVALRAQKKVLGKMATKNMAKAFVDDTTGDLLDQLYRLAKIETGNKKEAEKLVKNLVKIVVKISILFRNDQLSLEEIQLAEKFRRNFRSAAMTFISFYEVDFSFDKKFLTKNLEDCRSLLHQIIERHLTAKSHGRVDHVFNYYANGEMLEKVFQANRDGPFGIILKNIVDNLNKLMEEGKL, encoded by the coding sequence ATGGCCGAAGCTGCAGAGCCAGGAAGTGGATTCAATTCAAAGAGTGTCGCTCTTCGAGCTCAAAAGAAAGTATTGGGCAAGATGGCCACCAAGAACATGGCGAAAGCATTTGTGGATGACACAACTGGCGATCTTCTCGATCAGCTATACAGGCTTGCCAAGATTGAAACCGGGAACAAAAAGGAGGCCGAGAAACTAGTTAAAAATCTGGTGAAAATAGTGGTTAAAATCAGCATTTTGTTCCGAAACGACCAGCTGAGCCTTGAGGAAATTCAGCTCGCCGAAAAATTCAGGAGAAACTTCCGTTCTGCAGCGATGACTTTTATAAGCTTTTACGAGGTGGATTTCTCATTCGATAAGAAATTTTTAACTAAGAACTTGGAGGACTGTCGAAGCCTGCTTCATCAAATTATCGAACGCCATCTCACTGCGAAATCGCATGGTCGAGTGGATCATGTTTTTAACTACTATGCCAACGGCGAGATGCTAGAGAAGGTATTTCAAGCCAATCGCGATGGACCGTTTGGTATTATTCTGAAAAACATCGTTGATAACTTGAACAAACTAATGGAGGAAGGCAAATTATAG
- the LOC138019239 gene encoding tumor necrosis factor alpha-induced protein 8-like isoform X1: MTTLTDELKITMQAEIWLNEDTDEELDQWTKMAEAAEPGSGFNSKSVALRAQKKVLGKMATKNMAKAFVDDTTGDLLDQLYRLAKIETGNKKEAEKLVKNLVKIVVKISILFRNDQLSLEEIQLAEKFRRNFRSAAMTFISFYEVDFSFDKKFLTKNLEDCRSLLHQIIERHLTAKSHGRVDHVFNYYANGEMLEKVFQANRDGPFGIILKNIVDNLNKLMEEGKL; the protein is encoded by the exons ATGACCACGCTCACTGATGAACTAAAAATAACCATGCAGGCAGAGATCTGGCTTAACGAAGACACGGACGAGGAACTGGATCAAT GGACGAAAATGGCCGAAGCTGCAGAGCCAGGAAGTGGATTCAATTCAAAGAGTGTCGCTCTTCGAGCTCAAAAGAAAGTATTGGGCAAGATGGCCACCAAGAACATGGCGAAAGCATTTGTGGATGACACAACTGGCGATCTTCTCGATCAGCTATACAGGCTTGCCAAGATTGAAACCGGGAACAAAAAGGAGGCCGAGAAACTAGTTAAAAATCTGGTGAAAATAGTGGTTAAAATCAGCATTTTGTTCCGAAACGACCAGCTGAGCCTTGAGGAAATTCAGCTCGCCGAAAAATTCAGGAGAAACTTCCGTTCTGCAGCGATGACTTTTATAAGCTTTTACGAGGTGGATTTCTCATTCGATAAGAAATTTTTAACTAAGAACTTGGAGGACTGTCGAAGCCTGCTTCATCAAATTATCGAACGCCATCTCACTGCGAAATCGCATGGTCGAGTGGATCATGTTTTTAACTACTATGCCAACGGCGAGATGCTAGAGAAGGTATTTCAAGCCAATCGCGATGGACCGTTTGGTATTATTCTGAAAAACATCGTTGATAACTTGAACAAACTAATGGAGGAAGGCAAATTATAG